The Cytophagia bacterium CHB2 DNA segment TCCCGCTGTAAAAAGAGAGCAAGTCATAAAATTTCTCGAAGCTTCGGGCCGCGAATATCTCATGAGTCACTATCATGAAAGTCTTGCTTGATGAATGTGTGCCGCGGCCATTGAAGGTTGATTTCAATTAGGAGAAGTCATGATTCAACAAAATCAAGAACACGCGAAATTGCTGTCCGAACGCATTACCATCGATCCAGGAATCTGTCACGGGAAACCGTGCATACGTGGGCTGCGTTACCCGGTTGAAATGATTTTGGAGTTGCTCAGCTCCGGAATGACAACCGATGAGATTTTGGCAGATTACGAGGACCTTGAGGGTGACGACATACGCGCGGCATTGGTATTTGCGACCCGACTAACGCAGGTCAAACGCATGCAAGCGGCTTTGGTATGAACTTTCTCGTAGATGCACAACTGCCTCGCCGACTCGCGTATCGAATGCGGGATTTCGGTCACGATGTCCTGCATACCCTTGACCTGCCGTTGAGGAATAGAACACCTGATTCAGAGATCAGAGAGCTATCCTTGCGCGAAAATCGTATTGTTGTCAGCAAAGATGGAGAATTCGTTGACTCCTTGATCCTTCAAGGTGAGCCCTACCAATTGTTATTGGTTTCAACCGGCAACATCAAGAATGCCGAGTTGGAGACATTGTTCATGCAGAATCTCGCACAAATCGTGGAGGCATTTGAACAACATAGCTTCGTTGAGATCGATAGAACATCCGTCACAATTCACTTTTAGGCATGACAACGCCATTGGAATACGACGTTATCATTAGCTACAGCCACAAAGACAAGCCGGTGGTACGCGAATTGTTTCGCCCGGCGTGAGGAAGCGGGATGGTTTGCGGGTGTGGCGGGATGAATTGTACATGCCTGGCGCGGGATGCTTGTCTTGGAAATTTTCAAGACCCAAAACTCATACACCCCTCGCGTGCGGAATTTCACCACACGAATAATACTCGATCTCTGGGCATTGCATCACTGTTAAGA contains these protein-coding regions:
- a CDS encoding DUF433 domain-containing protein — encoded protein: MIQQNQEHAKLLSERITIDPGICHGKPCIRGLRYPVEMILELLSSGMTTDEILADYEDLEGDDIRAALVFATRLTQVKRMQAALV